In Aedes albopictus strain Foshan chromosome 3, AalbF5, whole genome shotgun sequence, the following are encoded in one genomic region:
- the LOC109427991 gene encoding uncharacterized protein LOC109427991 gives MEFDPHLGDCGFSLRLPKTPQYGDEIAIKGVLRNDAERFSINLCLDRPDSCDPNAVPEWIAYHFGLDFSEGGDSCKVAQCSKNVGWIEPLIVEDDAFNGRTVNIIVRLDEDSIKVFHEDTQHAPDYEFGHQFPIEQICIIELRDGIDRVEEIRLKYSA, from the exons ATGGAATTCGATCCACATCTTGGGGACTGCGGTTTCTCGCTTCGGCTGCCGAAAACACCGCAATACGGAGACGAAATCGCCATCAAAGGAGTTCTGCGTAACGATGCGGAAAG ATTTTCAATTAACCTGTGCTTGGATCGGCCGGACAGCTGCGACCCAAACGCCGTCCCGGAATGGATTGCGTACCATTTTGGGTTGGACTTCTCGGAGGGTGGTGATTCATGTAAAGTGGCTCAATGCAGCAAGAACGTTGGTTGGATAGAACCTTTGATTGTTGAAGATGATGCATTCAATGGGCGAACAGTGAACATAATCGTGCGTTTGGACGAGGATAGCATTAAGGTGTTCCATGAAGATACTCAACACGCGCCGGACTACGAATTTGGTCATCAGTTTCCTATTGAACAGATATGTATCATCGAATTACGAGATGGTATCGACCGAGTGGAAGAAATTCGACTAAAATATAGTGCTTGA